A stretch of Fusarium poae strain DAOMC 252244 chromosome 2, whole genome shotgun sequence DNA encodes these proteins:
- a CDS encoding hypothetical protein (BUSCO:22301at5125): protein MSGDSAEVAEDYRLALEDLSSNLRFEISNLTVIARENTEHALAIAEVLQQHILKAAPSKKLPALYVLDSIVKNVGTPYTLYFGLNLFKTFMESYAVVDQPVRRKMEEMLRTWKEPVPGSMDSRPVFSHRLVQPIENALLKARAATMSQPGMMPGRPRSAVPHRDTPTPPGMRFPPGHPAQQYTSNGGQSLSNDIRNLIAAMQAEASRNPHDHGVQTRLRALHDLQVVVNTNSLPPDQLELIKNKVTELAAVNMMAPLTQRPAPTPPVPVQARPIPMPPVSVALPQPVAPAPAQEVVTLDALLGKGALAALMARQSATPQNSTPTPQPPPVQHEPPMPPMSTMTAMPAMSMPAMPIPTMSATSTPVPPVAAAAAAAAAPWSLLDQLRKSGLLPPTLASVPAPVQQGGINLAALKQPYQPSLIRQLHNDLGQPCTQCGRRFRDDEAGKKKKIAHMDWHFRVHQRTNEAEKRGMHRSWYVDQGEWLKSREVVDVDHVPTAEDVAAQASKASEAAKPKYIPVPDPSRGINPVCPICQDRFENKWLDTAQEWVWLDTVLVGNRAYHASCHAEATRDRENTPVLGKRKAETSIASPKVRSLKTSA from the exons ATGTCTGGAGACTCTGCTGAGGTCGCGGAGGACTATCGCCTCGCGCTGGAGGACCTATCCTCTAATTTGCGCTTCGAGATTAGCAACTTGACTGTGATTGCTCGCGAGAATACTGAACATGCTCTAGCGATCGCGGAAGTCTTGCAGCAGCACATCCTTAAG GCTGCCCCAAGCAAGAAGCTCCCAGCTCTGTACGTACTAGACTCGATCGTCAAGAATGTTGGCACTCCATACACGCTCTACTTCGGTCTCAATCTTTTCAAAACCTTTATGGAATCATACGCTGTAGTCGATCAACCTGTGCGTCGGAAGATGGAAGAGATGCTTAGAACATGGAAGGAGCCTGTTCCTGGATCTATGGACAGCAGACCTGTCTTTTCTCACAGGTTGGTGCAACCCATTGAGAATGCACTCTTGAAGGCACGCGCCGCTACCATGTCCCAACCGGGCATGATGCCTGGGCGACCGCGATCTGCTGTGCCCCATCGTGATACCCCGACACCGCCTGGAATGAGATTCCCACCAGGCCATCCAGCTCAACAATACACATCAAATGGAGGACAGTCATTGAGCAATGACATTCGGAACCTAATTGCTGCCATGCAGGCGGAAGCCTCAAGGAACCCACATGATCATGGTGTTCAGACTAGATTAAGAGCACTCCATGACCTGCAGGTCGTTGTGAACACCAATAGCTTGCCCCCGGATCAGCTTGAGCTCATTAAGAACAAAGTAACTGAACTTGCTGCCGTAAACATGATGGCGCCTCTGACTCAAAGGCCTGCGCCTACTCCTCCTGTGCCTGTTCAAGCACGCCCTATCCCAATGCCTCCAGTGTCCGTAGCTCTTCCTCAGCCTGTAGCTCCGGCTCCGGCGCAAGAAGTTGTGACGCTTGACGCGCTCTTGGGTAAGGGAGCGTTGGCAGCACTGATGGCAAGGCAGTCGGCCACTCCTCAAAACTCGACACCTACTCCGCAGCCACCCCCCGTTCAACATGAACCACCGATGCCACCAATGTCTACAATGACTGCGATGCCAGCCATGAGTATGCCAGCTATGCCTATACCAACAATGTCAGCAACATCTACACCAGTGCCGCcagtagcagcagcagcagcagcagcagcagcaccaTGGAGTCTTCTCGATCAACTACGAAAGTCCGGTTTACTCCCACCTACACTTGCATCTGTACCTGCACCAGTTCAACAAGGCGGCATCAACTTGGCTGCTCTAAAGCAACCGTACCAACCTTCTCTGATCCGACAACTACACAACGACTTGGGCCAGCCATGCACTCAATGTGGCAGACGGTTCCGAGATGACGAggctggcaagaagaagaagattgccCATATGGACTGGCATTTCCGTGTCCATCAACGAACCAACGAAGCCGAGAAGCGAGGCATGCATCGCAGTTGGTACGTTGACCAAGGC GAATGGCTAAAGTCAAGAGAGGTCGTCGACGTAGACCACGTCCCAACCGCCGAGGACGTTGCCGCGCAGGCCTCCAAAGCATCTGAGGCCGCTAAGCCAAAGTACATTCCCGTCCCCGACCCTTCTCGTGGCATCAACCCCGTTTGTCCGATTTGCCAAGATCGTTTCGAGAACAAATGGCTCGACACTGCACAGGAATGGGTATGGTTGGATACAGTTTTGGTCGGTAACCGAGCGTACCATGCTTCGTGTCACGCAGAAGCAACACGAGATCGCGAGAATACACCAGTGCTGGGTAAAAGGAAAGCGGAAACAAGCATTGCGTCACCCAAAGTCCGATCCCTCAAGACGTCAGCTTAA
- a CDS encoding hypothetical protein (BUSCO:20282at5125), which produces MAVDCPICNKPVKPSEINNHIDSGCEKFVIDREKDPTPPQSQAPQSNSQKRNASNFFSTPAPKRQAASHDRISTPIREAALQPIVGKKRTFEEGPGDGLGGSASDTDGATNGDGVNGTSGWDKATEQDGRVVKKTKTLRAAPLAERMRPRTLDEVCGQDLVGPAGVLRSLIESNQVPSMILWGASGTGKTTIARCIAHMVGSRFIELNATSTGVSECKKYFQEATNDLALTGRKTIIFCDEIHRFNKAQQDVFLKPVEAGTVTLIGATTENPSFKVASALLSRCRTFTLRSLTTEDVVRILQRAIKEEESVYPPTPLLDEAMVTYLARFADGDARTALNLLELALSLTKREGITQEDIKAALTKTLVYDRAGDQHYDTISAFHKSVRGNDSDAALYYLARMLQSGEDPLFIARRMVVIASEDVGLADNTLLPLATATYTATQQIGMPEARIPLAHCAVALCNAPKSTKAYRALNNAYAALREPGVAGLPVPLHLRNAPTRLMRDMGYGAEYKYPPNYRDGQVKQTYLPDELIGRRFVEDRDLGTEVDPDLEMGGI; this is translated from the coding sequence ATGGCAGTCGACTGCCCAATCTGCAACAAGCCGGTAAAACCATCCGAGATCAACAACCACATCGACTCAGGATGCGAGAAATTCGTGATAGATAGAGAAAAAGACCCGACACCACCGCAATCACAGGCACCTCAAAGTAACTCGCAAAAACGTAATGCCTCGAATTTCTTCTCTACGCCCGCCCCGAAACGACAAGCTGCCTCTCATGATCGAATATCGACACCAATTAGGGAAGCTGCCCTACAACCAATAGTagggaagaaaagaacgTTCGAAGAGGGCCCTGGAGACGGATTGGGAGGAAGCGCCAGTGATACCGACGGCGCGACGAATGGGGATGGTGTCAACGGAACGAGTGGTTGGGATAAAGCAACAGAGCAGGATGGAAGAGTGGTgaagaagaccaagacacTACGAGCTGCGCCCTTGGCCGAACGAATGCGACCACGAACACTCGACGAAGTATGCGGACAGGATCTTGTTGGCCCAGCAGGCGTTCTACGGTCCCTTATTGAGTCGAACCAAGTACCTTCCATGATTCTATGGGGTGCTTCAGGGACAGGAAAGACGACAATAGCACGTTGTATCGCGCACATGGTTGGCAGTCGGTTTATTGAACTGAATGCTACCAGTACGGGGGTCAGTGAATGCAAGAAATACTTCCAGGAGGCAACCAACGACCTTGCTTTGACTGGTCGCAAGACGATTATCTTTTGTGACGAGATTCATCGCTTCAACAAGGCTCAACAAGATGTTTTCCTCAAGCCCGTCGAGGCTGGCACCGTGACACTTATTGGTGCTACGACGGAGAACCCATCTTTCAAGGTAGCAAGTGCTTTGCTATCACGTTGCCGTACATTTACACTACGGTCGCTCACAACCGAAGATGTGGTGCGCATTCTTCAGCGAGCAatcaaggaagaagaatcgGTATATCCACCCACACCACTTCTGGATGAAGCTATGGTCACATATCTCGCCCGGTTCGCAGATGGTGACGCTCGTACTGCTTTAAACCTACTTGAACTCGCTCTCTCACTCACAAAGCGTGAGGGTATTACACAAGAAGACATCAAAGCTGCCCTTACAAAGACTCTCGTATATGACCGTGCTGGAGACCAACACTACGATACTATATCTGCCTTTCATAAATCCGTACGAGGAAACGACTCAGATGCGGCGCTCTATTACCTGGCACGTATGCTTCAATCTGGCGAAGACCCATTGTTCATCGCTCGCCGTATGGTTGTCATCGCCTCTGAAGACGTGGGACTGGCGGATAACACCCTCCTGCCCCTCGCAACGGCCACATACACAGCCACTCAACAAATCGGCATGCCTGAAGCTCGCATCCCCCTCGCTCACTGCGCTGTAGCACTATGCAACGCACCCAAGAGCACCAAAGCATATCGCGCTCTTAACAACGCCTATGCAGCGCTTCGTGAACCAGGTGTCGCTGGCCTTCCTGTACCACTACACCTGCGCAACGCGCCTACACGACTTATGCGTGATATGGGCTATGGAGCCGAGTACAAGTATCCACCAAACTACCGCGATGGACAAGTGAAGCAGACATATCTACCCGACGAACTTATTGGACGTCGTTTTGTCGAAGACCGAGATTTGGGTACTGAGGTTGACCCAGATCTTGAAATGGGCGGAATTTAA
- a CDS encoding hypothetical protein (BUSCO:13430at5125): MGIKGIHQEIGGGERIALLKLAAQSLEQQGRPLRIAIDVAIWQFQNQAAQGGTNPEIRTLFYRLVRLLACPVEPIFVFDGPYKPAIKRNKQSSRGSSFANAQAKRLIRLFGCNSHDAPGEAEAECALLQQHGIVDMVLTEDVDALMFGCTKVLRKWSPESKRSTNPTHVSLLDAKNLELGAQGLDREGMVLVALMSGGDYNPDGLPGCGIKVALEAARAGFGKELCRLKSADKEAIQAWRESLIHELRTNEKGYFKRRNQALRIPETFPDFKVLRYYTHPVVSRVESLGNIRENVHMKREIQIEDLREFTREVFGWDYRVGALKFIKVLSHAVFVQKLQTVGGHDHDGIIKGVAGVKNDLMNDSIPVARLQHIPIDMVPIDMSKEEDEQIIQGRAGLALNSDDEIELADNIEQSASKAVEKEFDPTRPLGVWIIQALAKTSEPFAVQESAIVAKIRAAELRKANQKAPKKSNALSKTGVTAGALNKFVRATKPHAASTITSKPTAAEKSIATSPIPKPTSRRLRIPSPLESSKQHMSTSESPTRQTATPWSLASSQVTPRIRSPADGKQQAIVITSSPPCAAESPPPSPSPLARTRTSTAQRQSDTMRTTNVSSGSPQRLKSSRRDVIRSSRAGPSQCSQPAKLKQTSLDMFAKKSKIPSFSQQSLTKPPPSPPRRQPKSQQTLDDDFDSDSSSDLVPLSSLVSRASASPKRQQEPLPPSRNSTPSPAPARKKKLLIPRASAVGFFKEVEVDAEERDELVARETATLRRKGVRANVVRVSDVGFIDLTQDD; encoded by the exons ATGGGTATCAAGGG GATTCATCAGGAGATTGGTGGAGGCGAACGAATCGCCCTTCTCAAACTCGCCGCACAGTCTTTAGAGCAGCAGGGACGGCCTTTGCGAATTGCCATCGACGTTGCGATTTGGCAATTCCAAAACCAGGCAGCTCAAG GTGGCACCAATCCTGAAATCCGAACCTTGTTCTACCGTCTAGTTCGCCTCCTAGCATGCCCAGTCGAACCTATCTTCGTATTCGACGGCCCTTATAAACCCGCGATCAAGCGAAACAAGCAATCCAGTCGTGGCAGTTCCTTCGCCAATGCTCAAGCAAAACGTTTAATTCGATTATTTGGTTGCAACTCCCACGATGCGCCAGGAGAGGCAGAAGCAGAGTGCGCTCTGCTACAACAACATGGAATCGTCGACATGGTCCTAACggaggatgttgatgcgctgATGTTTGGATGCACAAAGGTGTTGCGAAAATGGTCACCAGAATCGAAACGATCAACGAACCCAACACACGTGTCCCTTCTCGATGCGAAAAACCTGGAGCTTGGAGCGCAAGGCCTCGATCGAGAAGGCATGGTCCTCGTCGCTTTGATGAGCGGTGGCGACTACAATCCTGATGGACTCCCCGGGTGTGGAATCAAGGTGGCCCTTGAGGCTGCCAGGGCTGGTTTCGGTAAAGAGCTGTGTCGGCTAAAGTCAGCAGACAAAGAGGCGATCCAGGCTTGGAGGGAGTCTTTGATACACGAACTGCGCACCAACGAAAAGGGCTACTTCAAACGGCGAAACCAGGCGCTGAGGATTCCAGAGACATTTCCCGACTTCAAGGTCCTGCGCTACTACACACATCCAGTTGTTTCACGTGTTGAGAGTCTGGGTAATATTCGCGAAAACGTTCACATGAAACGTGAAATTCAGATCGAAGACTTACGAGAGTTCACGCGCGAGGTTTTTGGCTGGGATTATCGAGTGGGTGCTTTGAAGTTCATCAAAGTTTTGTCCCATGCAGTGTTTGTTCAGAAGCTTCAAACCGTAGGAGGACACGACCATGATGGGATTATAAAGGGGGTGGCGGGTGTCAAAAATGATTTGATGAATGACTCAATTCCTGTGGCCCGTTTACAGCATATTCCGATCGATATGGTTCCAATCGATATGTCTAAGGAGGAAGACGAGCAAATTATTCAAGGCCGAGCCGGGCTTGCTCTGAACAGCGATGACGAGATCGAACTTGCGGACAATATCGAACAAAGTGCCTCCAAGGCTGTAGAGAAGGAGTTTGATCCGACCCGTCCTCTGGGTGTCTGGATAATACAAGCTTTGGCAAAGACCAGCGAGCCATTTGCCGTTCAGGAGTCTGCTATAGTCGCCAAAATCAGAGCGGCAGAGCTTCGCAAGGCGAATCAAAAGGCGCCAAAGAAATCCAATGCTCTGTCGAAAACGGGCGTGACTGCTGGTGCACTTAACAAGTTTGTGCGAGCGACAAAGCCCCATGCCGCTTCTACTATAACCTCCAAACCGACTGCCGCAGAGAAAAGCATAGCCACTTCACCAATCCCGAAACCAACATCCCGACGCTTACGCATACCATCCCCTCTGGAGTCAAGTAAGCAACATATGTCCACCTCGGAGAGCCCCACCAGGCAGACTGCCACCCCTTGGTCACTTGCCAGCTCACAGGTGACGCCTAGAATTCGAAGCCCCGCGGACGGAAAACAGCAGGCGATTGTTATCACATCTAGCCCGCCCTGTGCGGCAGAGTCACCTCCCCCATCGCCCTCACCACTGGCAAGGACTCGTACCTCTACTGCTCAGCGTCAGTCTGACACAATGCGTACAACTAATGTGTCGAGTGGTTCTCCCCAAAGGCTGAAAAGCTCGAGGCGGGACGTTATACGTTCGAGTCGAGCAGGTCCTTCTCAGTGCTCTCAGCCAGCCAAGTTGAAACAGACTTCTCTGGACATGTTTGCCAAAAAGTCCAAGATCCCAAGCTTCTCTCAACAGTCTCTGACAAAACCTCCACCCTCGCCTCCGAGGCGACAACCCAAGTCACAGCAGACACTTGACGATGATTTCGATAGTGACTCATCATCTGATCTCGTTCCGCTCTCATCCCTTGTCTCCCGCGCCTCTGCGTCGCCTAAGCGACAGCAAGAACCCCTTCCTCCAAGCCGGAACTCAACCCCCAGCCCTGCCCCTGCacggaagaagaagttaCTCATCCCAAGGGCTAGTGCTGTGGGTTTCTTCAAAGAGGTCGAAGTAGATGCTGAAGAGCGCGATGAGTTGGTGGCTAGGGAAACAGCAACTCTGCGACGAAAAGGGGTCAGGGCGAATGTTGTCCGGGTGAGTGACGTTGGATTTATAGATTTGACACAGGATGATTAA
- a CDS encoding hypothetical protein (TransMembrane:2 (i298-317o329-348i)): MSRYPPAPEPRHRTTRRRSSERGMSGAGKPYLLEWNAQSCRQKDFFTAEEFQEEMTLVERPGWRRIALVRGECDIGVLLGIELDKKRGGWVWEFPETEVRRRKTEESDNETKEKDDDSDSGQDEGIRICRASLMTKERLPILLLDGLPFRISPRPYRPSRIPSNTIPDKSKQGKRPPKRSELEDSLWQALVDIRPIEDLVAELIYNTWLQKLDSLPPLGSDSVDVQWTIARALETNADITRSMERRGDFCSITSADWTNLAERLQRRIQISVTVALQAHAQQAQDEPKDANARSLDRIAYLGGLLLPLTVVSGILSIESTYGPEGSSFWVFWLASGLCSILALLVIYADHLRTLDVWMEVAASEILDLDHNKRFQANRTPHRREYHSSGDPERGEAKLTTASDGGIYVVQHRGDGTRGRTWRKRELGWVGAMKKMSGWYAWRGSPGLEFRMPGWEEKVKHLVYNLG, from the coding sequence ATGTCACGATACCCTCCGGCTCCGGAGCCCCGACACCGGACGACTCGACGGCGATCCTCGGAACGGGGCATGTCTGGTGCTGGTAAACCATATCTCTTAGAATGGAATGCCCAAAGTTGTCGACAGAAAGATTTCTTTACGGCGGAGGAGTTCCAAGAAGAGATGACTCTTGTGGAGAGACCAGGCTGGAGAAGAATCGCTCTTGTAAGAGGTGAATGTGATATTGGCGTCTTGCTTGGTATCGAGCTGGATAAAAAGAGAGGGGGATGGGTCTGGGAATTTCCAGAGACGGAAGTAAGGAGGAGGAAAACGGAAGAAAGCGATAACGAGACCAAAgagaaggacgacgacaGTGATTCAGGCCAGGACGAAGGTATCAGGATATGTCGTGCATCGCTCATGACTAAGGAGAGACTTCCTATTCTACTACTCGACGGCCTTCCGTTTCGCATATCTCCGCGACCTTACCGACCTTCCAGGATACCTAGCAACACGATTCCAGACAAAAGTAAACAGGGGAAACGGCCACCAAAACGATCAGAGTTGGAAGACTCCCTCTGGCAAGCACTCGTTGATATTCGACCCATAGAAGACCTTGTGGCGGAGCTCATATATAATACATGGCTTCAAAAACTCGACTCATTGCCTCCTCTAGGATCCGACTCGGTAGACGTCCAATGGACCATCGCTCGCGCACTGGAGACAAACGCTGATATCACACGAAGCATGGAGCGACGAGGCGACTTTTGCAGCATCACATCTGCTGACTGGACAAACCTCGCCGAGCGTCTCCAAAGACGCATACAAATCTCTGTCACAGTCGCTCTTCAAGCACATGCCCAGCAAGCGCAAGACGAACCAAAGGATGCCAATGCGCGGAGTCTCGATCGTATAGCATATCTGGGAGGTCTTTTGCTCCCATTGACAGTTGTATCTGGAATATTGTCCATCGAAAGCACTTATGGTCCTGAGGGATCATCATTCTGGGTATTCTGGCTGGCATCGGGCCTGTGTTCTATCCTCGCACTCCTCGTCATCTACGCCGATCATCTCCGAACACTGGATGTATGGATGGAAGTAGCGGCGAGCGAGATTCTTGACTTGGATCACAATAAAAGATTTCAAGCGAATCGAACACCGCATAGAAGGGAATACCACAGTAGTGGAGATCCAGAGCGTGGAGAGGCCAAGTTGACGACAGCTTCGGATGGAGGGATATACGTGGTGCAACATCGGGGAGATGGAACGAGAGGTAGGacgtggaggaagagagaatTGGGGTGGGTTGGGGccatgaagaagatgagtgGATGGTACGCGTGGAGGGGAAGTCCTGGACTAGAGTTTAGAATGCCAGGCTGGGAGGAGAAGGTGAAGCATTTGGTATATAACTTGGGATAG